In Methanococcus voltae, a single window of DNA contains:
- the purT gene encoding formate-dependent phosphoribosylglycinamide formyltransferase, which translates to MIGSPLSSNSKKLLLLGSGELGKEVIIEAQRFGIECIAVDSYQNAPAMQVAHKNYVIDMKDFDGLVELIEREKPDYIVPEIEAINTDALVEMESKGFNVVPTAKATKLTMDREGIRRLASEDLGLKTAKYEFAESFEELKEAVAKIGIPCVVKPIMSSSGKGQSTIKSEEDIEKAWKIAHESARGLGSKVIVEEFVKFDYEITLLTARTAFGTKFCEPIGHVQIDGDYHESWQPHKMSEIAKKDAEAMAKKITDELGGYGIFGVEMFIRGDEVIFSEVSPRPHDTGMVTMVTQNMSEFEIHVRSILGLPVHIELLKEGASHVIKSEVKKYAPAYMGVEKALEDPDCKIRLFGKPLAKIGRRMGVALVTGNNTDEARAKAENCAHNVKIE; encoded by the coding sequence ATGATAGGTAGCCCATTATCATCCAATTCTAAAAAATTACTACTTTTAGGAAGTGGGGAATTAGGCAAGGAAGTTATTATTGAAGCTCAAAGGTTTGGTATTGAATGTATAGCAGTTGATAGTTATCAAAATGCCCCTGCAATGCAAGTTGCACATAAAAATTACGTAATTGATATGAAAGACTTTGATGGCTTAGTTGAACTCATAGAACGAGAAAAGCCTGACTATATAGTACCCGAAATAGAAGCAATAAATACAGATGCACTTGTTGAAATGGAAAGTAAAGGTTTTAATGTTGTACCCACTGCAAAAGCTACTAAATTAACCATGGATAGAGAAGGAATAAGAAGACTTGCATCTGAAGACTTAGGCTTAAAAACTGCAAAATATGAATTTGCAGAAAGTTTCGAAGAATTGAAAGAAGCAGTTGCAAAGATAGGGATTCCGTGTGTTGTAAAACCAATCATGTCATCTTCAGGTAAGGGACAATCTACAATAAAATCCGAAGAAGACATTGAAAAAGCCTGGAAAATTGCTCATGAATCAGCAAGGGGATTGGGAAGTAAAGTAATCGTTGAAGAATTCGTCAAATTTGATTATGAAATAACACTTTTAACGGCTCGAACCGCTTTTGGAACGAAATTCTGTGAACCAATAGGTCATGTTCAAATTGATGGAGATTATCACGAAAGCTGGCAACCGCATAAAATGTCAGAAATTGCTAAAAAAGACGCTGAAGCTATGGCTAAAAAAATAACTGACGAATTAGGAGGTTATGGTATTTTTGGCGTAGAAATGTTTATAAGAGGCGATGAAGTCATATTCAGTGAAGTTTCACCACGACCTCATGATACTGGAATGGTTACAATGGTAACTCAAAATATGAGTGAATTCGAAATTCATGTTCGTTCAATATTGGGATTACCCGTGCATATTGAACTTTTAAAAGAAGGTGCGAGTCACGTAATAAAATCAGAAGTTAAAAAATACGCTCCTGCATATATGGGTGTTGAAAAAGCACTAGAGGATCCAGACTGTAAAATAAGATTATTTGGAAAACCACTTGCTAAAATAGGTAGAAGAATGGGTGTAGCATTGGTTACAGGCAATAATACCGATGAAGCGAGAGCAAAAGCCGAAAATTGCGCTCACAATGTAAAAATAGAGTAA
- the aspS gene encoding aspartate--tRNA(Asn) ligase: MYSIQDWRRTHYSKEVVAEMNEQEVKLMGWVHSIRALGKLAFIILRDRAGTIQIVVPKQKVSEETFEIAKKLGKEDVVAVKGKVVASEKAPNGFEIIPIEIRVLTKSNAPLPLDPAEKVPADIDTRLDHRFLDIRRPKIQALFKIRAEMLKSVRKTFDETGFIEVNTPKLVASATEGGTELFPISYFEKEAFLGQSPQLYKQMMMAGGFDRVFEIAQIFRAEEHNTRRHLNEAVSIDMEMSFSDEYDAMDVLEKVVYNCYKDIAENKADEIETLGINFEVPDKKFTKLTYSDAVDIANGKGIELEWGEDLSRAAEKAVGDEMGGLYFITEWPTVTRPFYTMPYENDNTICKAFDLMHKELEITSGAQRVHKYDLLVENITKMGMNPEGFGTYLEAFEYGMPPHAGFGLGADRFAMILTQEENIRECVLFPRDRQRLTP; this comes from the coding sequence ATGTATTCAATTCAAGATTGGAGGAGAACCCATTACTCTAAGGAAGTTGTTGCCGAAATGAACGAGCAAGAAGTTAAATTAATGGGCTGGGTACACTCAATTAGAGCTTTAGGAAAATTAGCCTTTATTATTTTAAGAGACAGAGCAGGTACAATACAAATTGTAGTACCTAAACAGAAAGTTTCAGAAGAAACTTTTGAAATTGCTAAAAAATTAGGAAAAGAAGACGTTGTTGCAGTTAAAGGTAAGGTTGTAGCAAGTGAAAAAGCACCAAACGGATTTGAAATTATACCTATAGAAATAAGAGTATTAACAAAATCAAATGCTCCATTACCATTAGACCCTGCTGAAAAAGTACCTGCAGATATAGATACAAGATTAGACCACAGATTTTTAGATATCAGAAGACCTAAGATACAAGCTTTATTCAAAATTAGAGCAGAAATGTTAAAATCCGTAAGAAAAACATTTGATGAAACTGGATTTATTGAAGTAAACACCCCTAAACTTGTAGCAAGTGCTACAGAAGGTGGAACAGAATTATTCCCTATTTCATACTTTGAAAAAGAAGCTTTCTTAGGACAAAGCCCTCAGTTATACAAGCAGATGATGATGGCAGGTGGATTTGATAGAGTATTTGAAATCGCTCAAATCTTCAGAGCCGAAGAACACAACACAAGAAGACACTTAAACGAAGCAGTGTCTATCGATATGGAAATGTCATTCTCAGACGAATACGATGCAATGGATGTACTTGAAAAAGTAGTTTACAACTGTTACAAAGATATTGCAGAAAACAAAGCTGATGAAATTGAAACACTCGGAATTAACTTTGAAGTTCCAGATAAAAAATTCACAAAATTAACTTACTCAGATGCTGTAGATATTGCAAATGGCAAAGGTATCGAATTAGAATGGGGAGAAGATTTATCAAGAGCTGCTGAAAAAGCTGTTGGTGATGAAATGGGAGGCTTATACTTTATTACAGAATGGCCAACCGTTACAAGACCATTCTATACAATGCCATACGAAAACGACAATACAATCTGTAAAGCTTTCGATTTAATGCATAAAGAATTAGAAATTACTTCAGGGGCTCAAAGGGTTCACAAATACGATTTATTAGTGGAAAATATTACCAAAATGGGTATGAATCCAGAAGGATTTGGAACTTACTTAGAAGCATTTGAATATGGTATGCCACCACATGCAGGCTTTGGATTAGGTGCAGACAGATTTGCAATGATATTAACACAAGAAGAAAACATCAGAGAATGTGTTTTATTCCCAAGAGATAGACAAAGATTAACCCCTTAA
- a CDS encoding proteasome assembly chaperone family protein, with protein MINLFEKKIKEHEPLKDAVLIEGLPGIGHVGRIAAEHLIDEFNGEKVMEIYCSDFPPQVNVKPDGSVEFMSNDIYLIEEPIPMVIIVGNTQSLSPAGQYEVSKRLIELGIEYGATKTYTLGGLGIGQIPNEDLKVYVASTSAEIAEQHKEYGVEFRDDNGSILGAAGLMLMFSKLNDMEATCLMAETIGYVVDPKASTNVLNVLSKAIGFDVDYKKLEQRALEVEKLLEKVQLTQEESELSNENDDLSYFG; from the coding sequence ATGATAAATTTGTTTGAGAAAAAAATTAAGGAACACGAACCTTTGAAAGATGCAGTATTAATTGAAGGTTTGCCCGGAATTGGACACGTTGGTAGAATTGCCGCAGAACACTTAATCGACGAGTTCAACGGAGAAAAGGTAATGGAAATTTACTGTAGTGATTTCCCACCTCAAGTAAATGTTAAACCTGACGGTTCTGTTGAATTTATGAGTAACGATATCTACTTAATCGAGGAACCTATCCCTATGGTTATAATTGTGGGTAATACTCAATCCTTATCACCTGCCGGTCAATACGAGGTTTCTAAGAGGCTCATAGAATTAGGTATTGAATACGGGGCTACTAAAACATACACTTTAGGCGGTCTAGGAATTGGTCAAATTCCAAACGAAGACTTAAAAGTTTATGTTGCTTCAACTTCTGCAGAAATTGCAGAACAACATAAAGAATATGGCGTAGAATTTAGGGACGATAATGGTAGTATATTGGGAGCTGCTGGTTTAATGCTTATGTTTTCTAAATTGAACGACATGGAAGCAACCTGTTTAATGGCTGAAACTATAGGTTATGTCGTAGACCCAAAAGCATCAACAAATGTTTTAAATGTTTTATCAAAAGCCATTGGTTTTGATGTAGATTATAAAAAATTAGAACAAAGAGCTTTAGAAGTTGAAAAATTACTTGAAAAAGTACAACTTACACAAGAAGAATCAGAATTATCCAATGAAAATGACGATTTAAGTTATTTTGGATAA
- a CDS encoding serine/threonine protein kinase — MEKDYNFTTKKSKSEDLNVITPHLEQNGGQKVELPKLEDNKIEDTLNLRLTNRLKNRIKNINFTNEKLIDWQIVDILYKKGIILTEFIGKGHRGIVFKGYCQNCVSNGYVDKNFKYSNFKQYLPIAIKISRLGAPKNTIFHEGHVLSIINKQGIGPKVYEFTNDYMIMEYIEGKMIKDCINDLNSDNLMFVIEETLKQCLKLDLMGIDHTEIQGGKHVIVSDEIKLIDFDKAKIHNKTIAKNFTTAMSLFFGYNQISKKISKDLDLSEDDILNLQKLSGKYKKLFKV; from the coding sequence TTGGAAAAAGATTATAATTTTACTACTAAAAAATCAAAATCTGAAGATTTAAACGTTATAACACCACATTTGGAACAAAATGGTGGCCAAAAAGTTGAACTTCCTAAACTTGAGGATAATAAAATTGAAGATACTTTAAATTTAAGATTAACAAATAGATTAAAAAATAGGATAAAAAATATAAATTTTACAAATGAAAAATTAATAGATTGGCAAATTGTAGATATATTATATAAAAAAGGTATAATACTAACAGAATTTATCGGAAAAGGTCATAGGGGTATCGTATTTAAAGGCTATTGTCAAAATTGTGTTTCAAACGGCTATGTAGATAAAAATTTTAAATATAGTAATTTTAAGCAATATTTACCAATTGCAATTAAAATATCACGATTGGGAGCTCCTAAAAATACGATATTTCATGAAGGGCATGTATTGAGTATTATCAATAAGCAAGGAATTGGTCCAAAAGTTTATGAGTTTACAAATGATTATATGATAATGGAATATATCGAAGGAAAAATGATTAAAGATTGCATAAATGACTTGAATAGCGATAATTTAATGTTTGTTATTGAAGAGACCCTTAAACAATGTTTAAAATTAGATTTAATGGGTATTGACCACACTGAAATACAAGGTGGTAAACACGTAATCGTTTCTGATGAAATTAAGCTAATAGACTTTGATAAAGCTAAAATACACAATAAGACAATTGCTAAAAATTTTACCACTGCAATGTCTTTATTTTTTGGATACAATCAAATATCTAAAAAAATTTCAAAAGATTTAGATCTTTCGGAAGATGACATCTTAAATTTACAAAAATTGTCTGGAAAATATAAAAAATTATTTAAAGTTTAG
- the albA gene encoding DNA-binding protein Alba — MANSIYVGDKGVMNYVTAVMTLFDKPDINEVVLKARGKSIVKAVDVEEVLKNRVMKSVNVKNIALGTEILKSNTGKEINVSTIEITLSKE, encoded by the coding sequence ATGGCAAATTCAATATATGTTGGCGATAAAGGAGTTATGAATTATGTTACGGCGGTTATGACGTTATTTGATAAACCAGATATTAATGAAGTAGTATTAAAAGCTAGGGGCAAATCTATTGTAAAAGCTGTTGATGTGGAAGAAGTATTAAAAAATAGGGTTATGAAATCAGTTAATGTAAAAAATATAGCTTTAGGCACTGAAATTTTAAAAAGTAATACGGGAAAAGAAATAAATGTGTCCACAATTGAAATAACACTCTCAAAAGAATAA
- the hisS gene encoding histidine--tRNA ligase encodes MFQKPKGTRDFLPSEMLKRKFIGKKLREVFDNYNFKEICTPTFESFDLLCKKTGDEIRSQLFVFKDHGDREMGLRPELTSSVARYFINEFKNVPKPLKFYYFTNCFRYENPQAGRYREFWQMGSELIGSNKCTADAEVLNLAIDGLKHIDMKYEINIGHLGVLKGVFEEFNLSDDESTQIRRLIDKEDIEGLKEVLNAIESEKGISISNIVFDILDLKGNNEIIDILMEKLQKFPKSILALQNLKEILEYVDHDYIINFGIARGLDYYTGMVFEIYGTKEGARQVCGGGRYDNLIELFEGEPTPAVGFAYGFDRIMLNIEEPEVNEEIIYITTAGNDVELTKESFKLAKQLRENSKIVELDLMNRKLNKSLNFANNLNAKKVIIIGKKDLENNMVSIKDMESGEQIQVKSEELLNYL; translated from the coding sequence ATGTTTCAAAAACCTAAAGGAACAAGGGATTTTTTACCTTCAGAGATGTTAAAAAGGAAATTTATTGGAAAAAAATTAAGAGAAGTTTTTGATAATTATAACTTTAAAGAAATTTGTACGCCTACTTTTGAAAGTTTTGACCTCTTATGCAAAAAAACAGGTGATGAAATAAGAAGTCAATTGTTTGTATTTAAGGATCATGGCGACAGAGAAATGGGTTTAAGACCTGAATTAACCTCTTCCGTTGCTAGATACTTTATAAATGAATTTAAAAACGTTCCAAAACCTTTAAAATTCTACTATTTTACAAACTGCTTTAGATATGAAAACCCCCAAGCAGGTAGGTACAGAGAATTTTGGCAGATGGGCAGTGAGTTAATCGGCAGTAATAAATGTACTGCAGACGCTGAAGTTTTGAATTTGGCTATCGATGGATTAAAACACATCGATATGAAATATGAGATAAATATCGGGCACTTGGGTGTTTTAAAAGGTGTTTTCGAAGAGTTTAATCTTTCAGATGACGAAAGTACTCAAATTAGACGATTAATTGATAAAGAAGATATCGAAGGTTTAAAGGAAGTTTTAAACGCAATAGAGTCTGAAAAAGGTATTTCTATATCTAATATTGTATTTGATATATTGGATTTAAAAGGAAACAATGAAATTATCGATATTTTAATGGAAAAACTCCAAAAATTCCCTAAATCAATATTAGCACTTCAAAACTTAAAAGAAATATTGGAATACGTAGATCATGATTATATCATAAACTTTGGAATTGCAAGAGGTTTGGATTACTACACTGGAATGGTATTTGAGATATATGGTACCAAAGAAGGTGCAAGACAAGTTTGTGGTGGCGGTAGGTACGATAACTTAATAGAATTGTTCGAAGGGGAACCTACGCCTGCAGTTGGTTTTGCATATGGATTTGACAGAATTATGTTAAATATCGAAGAACCAGAAGTAAACGAAGAAATAATTTACATTACAACCGCAGGAAATGATGTAGAATTAACCAAAGAAAGCTTTAAACTTGCAAAACAATTAAGGGAAAATTCAAAGATTGTAGAATTGGATTTAATGAATAGAAAACTTAATAAATCTTTAAATTTTGCAAATAATTTAAACGCTAAGAAGGTAATTATAATCGGCAAAAAAGATTTAGAAAATAATATGGTTTCTATAAAAGATATGGAATCAGGCGAACAAATTCAGGTTAAATCTGAAGAATTATTAAATTACTTATAA
- a CDS encoding metal-sulfur cluster assembly factor, with protein MVSKEDVLNAIRVVPDPHMGVSIVDMGLINDVIVDDEGNVEFTLTPTNPGCMSVIHMAAGAKNAVLELDGVKTVKAIVKGHMMEDDINKILNEETE; from the coding sequence ATGGTTTCAAAAGAAGACGTATTGAATGCTATAAGAGTAGTTCCAGACCCACACATGGGTGTAAGTATAGTTGATATGGGATTAATAAATGATGTTATTGTAGATGACGAAGGAAACGTTGAATTTACACTGACCCCTACAAATCCAGGATGTATGAGTGTTATCCACATGGCAGCAGGTGCTAAAAACGCTGTTTTAGAACTTGACGGTGTAAAAACTGTAAAAGCTATCGTAAAAGGACACATGATGGAAGATGACATTAACAAAATTTTAAACGAAGAAACTGAATAA